One Dictyostelium discoideum AX4 chromosome 3 chromosome, whole genome shotgun sequence genomic region harbors:
- a CDS encoding BRD group protein, with the protein MTKKDMQLSADELAQITPSKPKRISIPSIKSPIGKRKNTEEDDENHQTTTTTTTTTTTEEDSLNKKQKLNTENNITSTDNNNNNHNNTETTTTTTKAPLKLKIKLSSPPTPNNNNNNNNNTTTSNNTDSTMLSPSKDDNNNKIKSPRGSKKKEKANVVIDSTDEERELKKAEKKQKRQSKKEQKEREQKEKEESKHIDISGDDNGGGGEGEEDEEEDDDGNHNFISTPPLLDPNTDREEIDREKKKREEVEDTEIQNTPQEKLNHYKKIFGQIIQLLMKKDTHGFFYSPVTEQIAPNYFKYIREPMDFETMLKKNKEFRYLNIDKFQYDFTLICENCMKYNDSASVYYKEAKRLLTNGRSIIQSFRSKVESTEGKPLAIGPVTAVPSAATLRERERKANQIYNPPSPSTNNIITTTNNNTTTATTTTTTTPSKRAQRGRKKKEESSEEELSEEEEEEEEEGGGEEVGGKSGAEEKKGEEEEEEEEIEEEEEEEGGDKVKNGGSGGVGGDKTAGGGGGGNGGEKLSRYKIKKQQAAAAAAAQQAAQHAAQQAAAAQQQAAQQQAAAVQQQQQLIQQAMLQQQAQMQINQRFYGLPAVIPSNSPIQQNVYLEPTQYTQRPTKQSLPKRKYVKIDLQPKVQSPPESLKTSFSLIKSISDDANVLISPASSFKPAVYNMYVPIVGNTPIGSYQVLGQNIEPNFLKINELPNLIEQPQPQPIKDITEPMIIESSQQPQQQPQQQPQQQDANNTTTTTTTTLPTESTENQVEIQVEIPNTTTTNTTQQPPLEQSQEQQQQQQQQPLESMNTQIDGNDTTTPQTQIEVETLQQQLQQLQQQQIVEVQKAAELQKMFREPFIPNPDLVEQMGIDKPVLFNEIPNYLSIKYKLNDNSNNNNNSNNNNNNNNNNNNNNNNNNNNNNNNNNNNNNNSFIKSDEQKSIFKNDIPIELIPNETIQFLNQQMSSLIKSGSFNFNKEINDSIQSKTQTYIENRIQQTSASEVSIDTDQFKQVGEILKSKGVDIEFLNSLIVSTPPLQTNENITSPSLNNQQQPQQQQQQQQQDVNNNNNTNTNQTQQSSPQLQPMQIETTTTTNNNTTTTSLTTSPVTPNTLLLQEHQEQFIQTFNQILRENYEELFRLQVSQYHRNGFPRASEDEFQKISTVTENIKAIGLQLPPSALVSSKKSLRQAIAKSGLFIGSGRRPRISNNNNMDE; encoded by the exons atgactaaaaaag atATGCAATTATCAGCAGATGAACTTGCACAAATAACAccatcaaaaccaaaaagAATATCAATTCCATCAATAAAATCACCAattggaaaaagaaaaaatactgaagaagatgatgaaaatcatcaaacaactacaacaaccacaacaacaacaacaacagaagAAGATtctctaaataaaaaacaaaaacttaatactgaaaataatattacatcAACagataacaacaataataatcacAATAATAcagaaacaacaacaacaacaacaaaagcaccattaaaattaaaaattaaactttcttctccaccaacaccaaataataataataataataataataatacaacaacatcaaataatacaGATTCAACAATGTTATCACCATcaaaagatgataataataataaaattaaatcaccaAGAGgatcaaagaaaaaagaaaaagcaAATGTAGTTATTGATTCAACAGATGAAGAAAGAGAGTTGAAAAAAGCAGAGAAGAAACAAAAACGTCAATctaaaaaagaacaaaaagaaagagaacaaaaagaaaaggagGAATCTAAACATATAGATATTagtggtgatgataatggcGGTGGTGGTGAGGGAGAGGAGGATGAGGAGGAGGATGATGATGGAAATCACAATTTCATTTcaacaccaccattattagaTCCAAATACTGATAGGGAAGAAATTGATAGagaaaagaagaaaagagAAGAAGTTGAGGATACTGAAATTCAAAATACTCCACAAGAGAAACTCAATCATTATAAGAAAATATTTGGACAAATCATTCaacttttaatgaaaaaggATACACATGGTTTCTTTTATTCACCAGTGACTGAGCAAATTGcaccaaattattttaaatacattAGAGAACCAATGGATTTCGAAACCAtgttaaaaaagaataaagagTTTcgttatttaaatattgataaatttcaATACGATTTCACACTAATTTGTGAGAATTGTATGAAATATAATGATTCAGCTTCAGTTTATTATAAAGAAGCCAAAAGATTATTAACCAATGGTAGATCAATCATTCAATCATTTCGTTCAAAAGTTGAATCAACTGAAGGTAAACCATTGGCAATTGGTCCTGTTACTGCTGTCCCTTCTGCTGCAACCttaagagaaagagaaagaaaagcaaatcaaatttataatcCTCCTTCACCTTCAACTAATAACATTATAACTACTACCAATAACAACACTACTACagctacaacaacaacaacaacaacaccatcaaaaAGAGCTCAAAGAGGtaggaaaaagaaagaagagTCATCAGAAGAAGAATTAtcagaagaggaagaagaggaagaggaagaaggTGGTGGTGAAGAGGTTGGTGGTAAAAGTGGTgcagaagaaaaaaaaggtgaggaggaggaggaggaaGAAGAAATTGAGGAAGAAGAGGAGGAGGAAGGTGGTGATAAGGTTAAAAATGGGGGTAGTGGTGGCGTTGGTGGTGATAAAACTGCAGGTGGTGGTGGcggtggtaatggtggtgaaaaACTATCAAGATACAAGATAAAGAAACAACAAGCGGCCGCCGCAGCAGCAGCACAACAGGCAGCACAACATGCAGCACAACAAGCGGCAGCagcacaacaacaagcaGCTCAACAACAAGCAGCAGCagtacaacaacaacaacaattgatTCAACAAGCAATGTTACAACAACAGGCACAAATGCAAATAAACCAACGTTTCTATGGTTTACCAGCCGTAATTCCAAGTAATTCACCAATCCAACAAAATGTTTATTTAGAACCAACTCAATACACTCAACGACCTACCAAACAATCATTACCAAAGAGAAAGTATGTAAAGATTGATTTACAACCAAAAGTACAATCACCACCAGAATCTTTAAAAACTTCATTCTCTCTCATTAAATCGATTAGTGATGATGCAAATGTATTGATTTCACCAGCTTCAAGCTTTAAACCTGCCGTATACAATATGTATGTTCCAATAGTTGGTAATACACCAATTGGTTCTTATCAAGTACTTGGTCAAAATATTGaaccaaattttttaaaaattaatgaattaccaaatttaattgaacaaccacaaccacaaccaataAAAGATATTACTGAACCAATGATTATTGAATcatcacaacaaccacaacaacaaccacaacaacaaccacaacaacaagatgCGAATaatactacaacaacaacaacaacaactttaCCAACCGAAAGTACCGAAAATCAAGTAGAAATTCAAGTAGAGATACcaaatactactactaccaataCTACTCAACAACCACCATTAGAACAAtcacaagaacaacaacagcaacaacaacaacaaccacttgAATCAATGAATACTCAAATTGATGGAAATGATACAACTACACCTCAAACTCAAATTGAAGTTGAAacacttcaacaacaattacaacaattacaacagcaacaaataGTTGAAGTTCAAAAAGCGGCCGAATTACAAAAAATGTTTAGAGAACCATTTATTCCAAACCCAGATTTAGTTGAACAAATGGGTATTGATAAAccagttttatttaatgaaattccaaattatctttcaattaaatataaattaaatgataatagtaataataataataatagtaataataataataataataataataataataataataataataataataataataataataataataataataataataataataataataatagttttataaaatcagatgaacaaaaatcaatatttaaaaatgatattccaattgaattaataccaaatgaaactattcaatttttaaatcaacaaatgTCAAGTCTTATAAAGAGTggtagttttaattttaataaagaaatcaatgATTCAATTCAAAGTAAAACTCAAACTTATATTGAAAATCGTATTCAACAAACAAGTGCTTCTGAAGTTTCAATTGATACTGATCAATTTAAACAAGTTGgtgaaattttaaagagTAAAGGTGTcgatattgaatttttaaattcattaatagTTTCAACTCCACCATTACAAactaatgaaaatattacttcaccttcattaaataatcaacaacaaccacaacaacagcaacaacaacaacaacaagatgtaaataataataacaacactAATACTAATCAAACTCAACAATCATCACCACAATTACAGCCAATGCAAATTgaaacaactacaacaacaaataataatactacaacaacaagttTAACAACATCACCAGTAACACCAAATACATTATTACTTCAAGAACATCAAGAACAATTTATTCAAActtttaatcaaattttaagaGAAAATTATGAAGAGTTATTTAGATTACAAGTTTCACAATATCATAGAAATGGTTTCCCAAGAGCTTCAGAGGATGAATTCCAAAAAATTTCAACCGTTactgaaaatattaaagcCATCGGATTACAATTACCACCTTCTGCTTTAGTTAGTTCAAAGAAATCCTTAAGACAAGCTATAGCTAAAAGTGGTTTATTCATTGGCTCTGGTAGAAGACCAAgaatttctaataataataatatggatgaataa